The Delphinus delphis chromosome 2, mDelDel1.2, whole genome shotgun sequence genome segment CCTTTAAACTTCACATTCTTGCTTACACACCTCTGCCCTCAGCTACCTTACTATGCTCAGACCAGTCTGTGTTGGtgtacatattaataaaacttacTGTTGAGTAATTTAGGGCAGAGACACTTGCTATAAATTGTGATTCAACATATTCCTCAGAGAACAGTCAGGAAGGAGTTGCACCCTTACTCTCAGCCCTGACCCTTAATAATTGTGTCGgttccttcccctcacccctctcTGGTGCCAGTTTCTTAGCCGAAATTTGAAGTGTAGTCGCCACTGTCCAGTTTTTCTCCCATGTCAATGGACAAGGGCTAATTTATCCTTCTGCCAACATTTGGGAATGGAAAATTCCCTTCTGGACAAGTGAGAGGGTTGGCTTCCTGGGTCCACTTGACATTGGTTCCCCTGAACACCCAGTTTATCTTCCTTTCCCGCTGACCCTAAGTCTTGCAACCTTAATTAGTTTTGTGGCTCCAGTACTGATTTTTGGTTTAATTACAATGTAGCATGGTGATACTGCATTTCATTGTTTAATTGATCCGAAAATTGTTTTTTAGAGACTCTGCTTAAACTTGTTTGAAGTGAAATCTCTGCTTTTGCTTTCTTAATCTATGAAATACCAGCAAACCAAAGGGTTTATGAATATTTGCTAATAACTTTATTAAATCCACATACATAACTATGCAAAAACATAACCTATCGATGGACTTTAAGGAAGCTGAATGCCTTTTAAGTAAgtattttcttttaggttttgaTTTTACCACAGTATTCACATCAATACTCTTAAGTGATGGAACACCTGAGATAGGTAAGGGGCTGACTTTCTTCTATCGCCATCAGTTTATGGTAATAGATCCAAGTTTATTCTTTAAATCTGAAGTATTTTTACAACCCAGGatatggtctgtcttggtgaacGTCGTCCTTTGTAAACTTGAGAAGCGTGTCTTCTGCTGTTGGATGAAGTGAAGTGTTCTTAGTGTCAGTTAAATCCAGTTGGTTGACGGTGctgttcagttcttctgtatCCTTGCTGATATTCTGTAGACTGATTGTTACAGCTGTAATTGTGCATTAGTGTGTCTTTCTCCTTTCAGttgtttttgctttgtatattcCGAAGTTGTACGGTACTTTTAGGCTTCTGTCTCAGTGAACTGGATGCTTTATCACTAGTAACATAGccactccatctttcttttaagTAATGTTTACATGGTAAAGGTTTCCATCCTTTCACTGGTAAACCTACCCAAGTCTTTTGAAGTCAGCTTCCTATAGACAGTATATAGTTGGTTTATGGTTTTTCCTGTTTtgatgtaattattgataggtttgGATTTAGTTCTCCCATATcttgtttcctgtgttttcccTCTATTTTTTGGTCCTCCGTTTCCCCTTTACTGCCACCTTTTAGgttataggaacatttttaagtattccattttaatttatctgttaGGATTTTGACTGTTATCTCTTGGTATAggttttttagtggttgctctagaatGAAGTGAgcgttttcttttttcaactaCTATCCTCTCCCCTGTTGCCAACTTCTCATAGAAATGTTGTAAATGCTCTCGTGTAGGTAGCTCGGCTTCTGGAGTGGCGGGAATTTCAAAATCAGAGGAGCTTTGTGAATCTGCGCTGCTGCTAAGGTTTAGTGGCCTTTTCTCCTGAGGCATGTGTTTCCCGCTGCTTAGAGTAGTTGTTTCTCCAACACTAGAGGCTATACTTACATCTTGATCTCTGCTTTTCAAATCAGAATATGTGTCCTTTGGGCAAAGTACATTTTGTTCGATCTGAGGGGCAAGAGTATTGTCGTTGATTCCTGGCCTATAGACGCGTCTGCTCGAGGAGGTCATACCCCCATTTCTCTCTTGGGAAGATAACAGAACAGTGTCAGACTGGCTGTCCCAGCCTTGACTTCCTTGTTCTGATATGTGTGTTGACTGGGAAGACGTCTGGGAAGAGATGTGAGTTGAGTCCCCATCAGAGGAGTCACTGAAAAGCTTCGGAGACTGAGAGCCCCCTGCCTCTGTGGAGGACGGGAGGTTTTCCAAACAGTCATCAGTGAGGTCAGCACTTCTTTTAAAGAATACTTCCCACTGTGGTACTTCCCCGTCAGCCTTCTTCTGGAGCTGTGGGACAGGACCCATGTCTCCTTGAGCTGAAGCTGGGATTTCTGATTCTTCACTTTCACTGTTGGATTCCTCACAATCTATAAAGTCTGCCCAAAGAAAAGTTGGCATACTCTCTGCTCTGAAGCATCCTgtgctttctctctgtttttcaggCTGGTTTTGTGATATCGCAGTTGTGGGAAATACCTCAGGGTGAAGAGTTTGCTGGTTTGGAATCTTGTGCCTTAAAGGTACTGGCAGAGGATCATCAAAGAGGTCACTGTCATCGTCCTCCTCTGTGGGATAAACAGAACAGGTGTGTAGGTAACACAATGCAAAAGGAACCAATTTGTGCTTCTAATTAAAAATCCAATTTGTAGCTCTTAGCTACATTTTTTAATTCATGGAATTGCAATTAGTGGGTGTTCACTCTTCTTCCAAGAGAAGTTAAAAGGCCCTATATTCTTGGGCTATTCTGAACAATTTATCTACCAGCCTTCAACTTGTCATAAAGCCAGACTGTGCGTTGAGACTAAAGATCTGTGCTCCCCAAATAAGGCCACAGAGCCTTAATCAGTGGTTCTCCTCTGGAgagctttttaaataaaacagctTTCTACATTTCATTTCACACCTACTGAGTCCCTGAAAGTAggaataatttacttttaaagttaaGTTCTACAGCCGATTCTGTACATCAGCTAGGTTTTTGAACCACCCAGACTAAGAGAGACGTTTGCAAACTCGCTGTGCTCTGCAGATAGTAGATGCTCAAGGAGTTGGCTGATTGACCTAACAGAGACAATTTTTTCCTAACATTTTCCTTCTGTGAACATTTTCTGATACCTACTTTATGCATGTTATATAggctgaatgtctgtgtcctcccaaaattcataatTTGAATTTCTGACTACAGTGTGATGGTGGTATGTGAAGGTGGGGCCTTTAGACGATAATTAGCTCATGGGGGGGGGACCCGTGTGATGGGATTTTAGTGTCCCTGTGAGAAGAGGAAGCAGATTTCTCACCTTCTCCATGcccatgcacagaggaaaggccatgtgagtgcacagtgagaaggtggctgagAGCCAGGAAGTGGGCCCCTACCAGGAACCacatctgccagcaccttgggcTTGGACATCCCAacagccaccagaactgtgagaagtagccacccagtctctggtgaTTGTTATGCAGCCCTATGCCAAGAGCACAGGCCATGAGAGACACTGGGGGACACACAGATCGAGTCAGCTTTAACCAAGACACTTAATAAGCCACATCTAGTGTCATTTTACTGTCTTAAGCATGCTGCACTAGCCTGGAGTGAGCCTCGTCCACTTACATTCTGAAAATGAGGACCTTACGTGGAGGATGAAATTTACGTAAATTAAAATGACATGGCACGGAACTGGGGGGAAGACAGATACTTTCCTGCGCCCTAATGGCACCTAACCTAACCtcgaagaaggaaataaaatgctcATGAGGCTACTTACTGTAGAGGGCAGCTTATGTTCTAGTGCAGAACCTCGTGTTACGAAGCAGGTAATTATAAGTTAACTATTTTCCCACTGATAAAGGATGTAGcttaaaactgcatttttaaaagctgcttTTAAATGGAGGCGGAGGGGGAATAGAAACCGTCATCCAGCTCCCATTTTACCAGTGAGGAGGGAGGCCCGGAGAAGATGTGTGACGGTGCGCAGTCAGGAGACCGAAGTCCAGTGTTCTGTATTACAACTACAGTTGTTTAAACAAACAgctatttatcttcttttctaaAGGACTTAAGGTGACTAAGATGTCTAGGGTCTATACTCGGAGTCACCCTGGTCTCCAAATTATGGCTTCATTTTGAGCCACGGATTAATTTGTTATAGCTCCTCCACTAATGTGCCAGTTACCTTTCTGTGGAACTTTTTTGTATCACCTCTAAGTTGGACAGTTTCATGTTCTTCTGGATCAGTGACTATACCAGTATCGTGGTATGTTTCAACTGTAAAAATAATCTGTCAAAACATTTTCACATTAACTCACCTGtatgtatctggaaaaaaaagtaaagtttctATACTATTAGAAGTTTATTCTGacattatgtattttttgttatgacaatataaaattttgaaatttctctCTATGAAAATGGGAAGGCATATAACAGAAAACACAGTAAAGTGTTGAAATCCTTAACATTTACACAAACTGATAACACACCTAAAcctaataaaaaaagacaaatgtcataatTCATAGGTACTTTCCACCATCGTGTACTGCTGATGTCTGTATAAACTGGTATAAGCTACTGGAAAACAATTGGGCAATATGTATGTATCAGGCACCATAATTTCTACAATTTAACCCAATAATGAGAGCTGTGAAACAGACTTACATATAATGTCGCTCATCACaatatttataaaagtgaaaagtTCAAAATAACCTAACATGTACGACAGATTAAATATACCATCATATAGTCACGGCATTCAAAAAATTACCACAGACGTGTACAAAGGTGGGAAAATACCCtatataataaggaaaaaagtcaaaactacccagaaatgataaaatatgagAGTAAATCTTCATTACCTTGGGTTAAGCaacagtttcttagatatgacaccaaaagcaaaaaaagcacaagctataaaagaaattaaattggacttcatcaaaaatttaaaattttacacttCCAAAGACAtcatgaagaaagtaaaaaagacagCTTTCACAGACCAGAGCACCCTGAAAAGCGGTCTTGCAGGGAAACCCACACCTGGGACGCAGGTCATTCTTCTTACCTGAGTCTAGGTGGATTGTTCTTGCTCTCTTCAGTTTTCCAAGTGGTTTATACTTCGGCTCAGTACTTTGGGAAGATCGGCATAAAGGCTTTAAGCTGAAATGAATacgaatattttatttttcctgttgggAAGTTGCTGGAATGTAAGCATCACTTTTAGAGATTATAAAAACCTAACTATGGGGGAAACCATACCACtacttttcaaaactgaaaagcattgtttaataattaaaaattacttcagggacttccctggtggcacagtggttaagaatccacctgccaatgcagggggcacggtacgagccctggtccaggaagatcccacatgccgcggagcaactaagcctgtgtgccacaactactgagcctgcgctctacagcctgtgagccacaactactgagcccgcgtgccacaactgaagcccgcgcgcctacagcctgtgctccgcaaaaaagaagccaccacaatgagaagcccacacccaGCGACAGAGTAGCtccctcttgccgcaactagagaaagcctgcgcgcgtgcagcaacgaacacccaacaaagccaaaaataaataaaattaggggcttccctggtggcgcagtggttgagagtccgcctgccaatgcaggggacatgggttcgtgccctggtctggaaagatcccacatgccgcggagcggctgggcccgtgagccacggccgctgagcctgcgtgtccggagcctatgctccgcaacgggaaaggccacaacagtgagaggcccgcgtaccacaaaaataaataaataaatttattttttttaaaaattcagtataaTAAAGTGGTAAATACAAGCACTTAAAACAACCTGGTAGATATTCATCTAATTGTAGGATTGGGGGGAAAGCAAAACTTTTATCTTTGTTCTTACGCTGCAGAAAAGCAGGTCCTATTCTAATAACCTATTAAGCAATAGAGGAACACGTTCTGGCATTCAGGGAATTCAGTATCGCAACGGCTTCCTTATGCCAGATTCCCAGAAGCGTTTAGGATTTTATGTTAACACACTCACGTGAGGAAAGCCCATGTACTCCCAACCAGTACCATATTTACAGCCACACCCATTTTACATCCTTGCCCCTGGTTTCCGGCCCAAAACTATTCTCTGGATCCATCCCGCCCAAAAACACAAGTCCCACAAGTAGTAACTACTCACATTTCCTGAACTTTACCCATAGTTGTGCCTAACGGGATGACATTTGGATATACATTCACAGGATAGATGTAGCTCAAGAAATCTTTAAtctggaagaaggaaaataaaatgcatcagTTATCTCTATGGTGAAGAGCCCCAGCGTTAGAGCAGCAGATAAAGGGATGCAGGGAAAGAGAAGTAGAAGTCTCTCAAGACTCTGGTCCCAATGCCAGCTGCACGTGGGGAGCACCTGGGGACCTCCTAGGAGAAGACAGACCCAACCCCAAAAGTCCCCTAACTGAGCTATGATGGGGCCTGGAGGTCAGTAGGTTTGGACGTTCTTCAGGTGATTCTGTTCTCCAGTAAGGAGTGAGGATCACTGATGAATGGGATGCAGAGGCTCCGTTTCTTCAGATGACATTAGTTCCCTTATCTAGGGTCACTCACCCGTAGTTAACCAATCCCCTTCAAGGAAGTGAGGATTCATCTGAGTATTTAAGACGCACAAGGAAACAAGGTCTTAGAGTTGCATTTCTTTCCTCCGACATAATCGTTAGCAATACCAAGGGGAACCACATCTTTGAGATTGCTTGATTTGTTCTCAGGGTTTATTCTAATCTAAACAAGGGCATGCCAAAACATCGTGAATACCTTGATTTTCTGCAAAGCTCAGAATGCTAAACAGGAGGGCTTCTGTCACTATTCCTCAAAACACCTCTAACAACCCAGAAGAGCTTCTGCTTTGCCACTTATTAGATCTTGGTGAGCTTGTGGTCTCGGTTAAGTTACCTAACGTCTCTGAGTCTTAGAGTCTTCATCTAAAagtataaatgagataatgtgggtAAAGTGCTTAGCcctggtacctggcacatagttgaACATTCAATAAAACTGTCTATTACAAAGTTGGTAATGACAACACAAAGATTTTTATTCCCTTCTGCAAATGGggagacagagacacaaagtagtTATTAGCACCCAACTTTTTCAAATAAAGCACCAAGTCAAAAGAGGTAGGGAACCCAGGAATTATTAATAACTCTATATTCAAATAAAATGGGAACCTTAAGACAAAGGGGAAAGACAGGAACAGATACATTCTTTGGATACTTCTCATAAACAATTTCCTTTGTACTTTCAGAGTAGGCATGCAAAAAGAAGCCATTATTTACCTTGCCCACAACCTATATGATTTGCATAATCAATCCAGAGTCGAGGCTGGTAGAAATCTGAGGCTTTTGAAGGGAATAAGAATGAAGAGAGTCTGGTCAGACCCACACCAGAAATGGCCCCTATCTACTCAGAGATGAAGTGGCCACAAGGAGACAAGAGGTACCCAGGAGAGGGCATCCTCTCCCACTGGTCCACACCGATGCCCTTTCTTCAGATGCCTGCCTTAAAACTACCCATTAACACAGTCCGTTCTGGTTCTGTGCAGTAGTTCCACTCCATAAGCCACTGCAGACAGTAGACCACTGTTCCTGGGGGAAATAAATACAGTGTTTCCCTGAACCTCCAGTCACAGCGCTTTGTCAACCGATCAAGTACACAACCTTCTTTTATGTGTGCTTCTCTTTAAAGATATCGTCCGTAGAATACACTGTTGATCCATGAACACTGAGCTCATAGCCAGTGGCGCTGCAGCTCACGCCTGTAGAGAACTTACCCGACACAGGCACCGCCTCAGCAGGGCACATCTCGGCCTTCCTGGAGCTTAGGAACACTTGAGAGCACTTCAGCGCTACACTTGGAGGCTGTTTCAAACGGCAAAATCACCCCCAAAAAGCACACAAATATGGAAAACGCAGCAGTAAAGAGACGGCAAAGAGGACACTCGTTTACAGCCCGGGagttgaaacaagaaggcagGCCACCATGTGCGACCTGAGTCGGGAATGTGCGTGTCGGACGACTCAAATCTTTTGCGGCCCTGCCGTGCACGTCTGCAAATGACCACAGAGCGCCACTCGCGCTGATGTGGGGATTCAAACAAATGTCAGTGAGCAGGCAGATTTGTAAATGAGGAATCCGCAAATAATGAGGATCAACCgtacttggggggaaaaaaaaaaaagaaatgatctttaAATCTATtcacatttgttttcctttttttttgggtctcgccatgcggcatgcgggatcttccttccctgaccagggatggaacccgtgccccctgcagtggatgcGTGGAgttctaactactggaccgctggggaatgCCCCctactatttacatttttaaatatagttcagCGTGTTCTATACACAGGATATAGGCGTATTAATTAAAGCAGTTTTCCGGAAAGCCTCTCTCTTCTCACTGGACACAGTGAGAGAAGGTGAGTAACCAGAGCTCAGGTAACCCCGCCACAAGCAGGATAACTGCTGTCATccgaggagagagggaagagaggaagcaggTCAGCCGCTCCACCCCTCTACCCAAGCAGCAGGGAGATGCCTCCCCATTGGGAGCTAACTTTATAGAATCCCAGGAAGGCTGTGCTTCCCAACTTGGCTGCTAACTATactgaagaagagaaataagagcAGTTTTGACTGAAAAGTTTTCCCCAATTAGAGGCCCTCCCTGTGGCTGAGACAGAAAAGGATGCTGAGGGGTAAGAGGAAGGTTGAGCAACAGCGATGCTGGGCCAGATGCCTAGCCCAGGACAGATCACCAGGAAGGGGCTTTGACAACAACGTAAAAGTCAGGATAAACTGATAAAGAAAACGTTAACTGGATTATACCATCCAGATGAATTACTTCCAGGCTACTCTCAAATAATCCATTTGCACCTGGAAGCTAAGCCCAGCTATTGAA includes the following:
- the DCLRE1C gene encoding protein artemis isoform X2 — its product is MTDLQEELRKEPPESRPLKTKGARKLRRLELKTLPKKRGNEKKEERGGQISDHMKGLRAPTLKRRLECSLKVYLYCSPVTKELLLTSPRYRFWEKRIISIEIETPTQISLVDEASGEKEEIVVTLLPAGHCPGSVMFLFQGNNGTVLYTGDFRLAKGEAARMELLHSGGRVKDIQSVYLDTTFCDPKYYQIPSREECLHGILELVRSWITRSPYHVVWLSCKAAYGYEYLFTNLSEEFGVQVHVNKLDMFRNMPDILHHLTTDRDTQIHACRHPKAEEYFQWNKLPCGVTSRNRIPLHTISIKPSTMWFGERARKTNVIVRTGASSYRACFSFHSSYSEIKDFLSYIYPVNVYPNVIPLGTTMGKVQEILKPLCRSSQSTEPKYKPLGKLKRARTIHLDSEEDDDSDLFDDPLPVPLRHKIPNQQTLHPEVFPTTAISQNQPEKQRESTGCFRAESMPTFLWADFIDCEESNSESEESEIPASAQGDMGPVPQLQKKADGEVPQWEVFFKRSADLTDDCLENLPSSTEAGGSQSPKLFSDSSDGDSTHISSQTSSQSTHISEQGSQGWDSQSDTVLLSSQERNGGMTSSSRRVYRPGINDNTLAPQIEQNVLCPKDTYSDLKSRDQDVSIASSVGETTTLSSGKHMPQEKRPLNLSSSADSQSSSDFEIPATPEAELPTREHLQHFYEKLATGERIVVEKRKRSLHSRATTKKPIPRDNSQNPNR
- the DCLRE1C gene encoding protein artemis isoform X1, giving the protein MSCFEGQMAEYPTISIDRFDRENLRARAYFLSHCHKDHMKGLRAPTLKRRLECSLKVYLYCSPVTKELLLTSPRYRFWEKRIISIEIETPTQISLVDEASGEKEEIVVTLLPAGHCPGSVMFLFQGNNGTVLYTGDFRLAKGEAARMELLHSGGRVKDIQSVYLDTTFCDPKYYQIPSREECLHGILELVRSWITRSPYHVVWLSCKAAYGYEYLFTNLSEEFGVQVHVNKLDMFRNMPDILHHLTTDRDTQIHACRHPKAEEYFQWNKLPCGVTSRNRIPLHTISIKPSTMWFGERARKTNVIVRTGASSYRACFSFHSSYSEIKDFLSYIYPVNVYPNVIPLGTTMGKVQEILKPLCRSSQSTEPKYKPLGKLKRARTIHLDSEEDDDSDLFDDPLPVPLRHKIPNQQTLHPEVFPTTAISQNQPEKQRESTGCFRAESMPTFLWADFIDCEESNSESEESEIPASAQGDMGPVPQLQKKADGEVPQWEVFFKRSADLTDDCLENLPSSTEAGGSQSPKLFSDSSDGDSTHISSQTSSQSTHISEQGSQGWDSQSDTVLLSSQERNGGMTSSSRRVYRPGINDNTLAPQIEQNVLCPKDTYSDLKSRDQDVSIASSVGETTTLSSGKHMPQEKRPLNLSSSADSQSSSDFEIPATPEAELPTREHLQHFYEKLATGERIVVEKRKRSLHSRATTKKPIPRDNSQNPNR
- the DCLRE1C gene encoding protein artemis isoform X3 → MKRQARFLFQGNNGTVLYTGDFRLAKGEAARMELLHSGGRVKDIQSVYLDTTFCDPKYYQIPSREECLHGILELVRSWITRSPYHVVWLSCKAAYGYEYLFTNLSEEFGVQVHVNKLDMFRNMPDILHHLTTDRDTQIHACRHPKAEEYFQWNKLPCGVTSRNRIPLHTISIKPSTMWFGERARKTNVIVRTGASSYRACFSFHSSYSEIKDFLSYIYPVNVYPNVIPLGTTMGKVQEILKPLCRSSQSTEPKYKPLGKLKRARTIHLDSEEDDDSDLFDDPLPVPLRHKIPNQQTLHPEVFPTTAISQNQPEKQRESTGCFRAESMPTFLWADFIDCEESNSESEESEIPASAQGDMGPVPQLQKKADGEVPQWEVFFKRSADLTDDCLENLPSSTEAGGSQSPKLFSDSSDGDSTHISSQTSSQSTHISEQGSQGWDSQSDTVLLSSQERNGGMTSSSRRVYRPGINDNTLAPQIEQNVLCPKDTYSDLKSRDQDVSIASSVGETTTLSSGKHMPQEKRPLNLSSSADSQSSSDFEIPATPEAELPTREHLQHFYEKLATGERIVVEKRKRSLHSRATTKKPIPRDNSQNPNR
- the DCLRE1C gene encoding protein artemis isoform X4; the protein is MFLFQGNNGTVLYTGDFRLAKGEAARMELLHSGGRVKDIQSVYLDTTFCDPKYYQIPSREECLHGILELVRSWITRSPYHVVWLSCKAAYGYEYLFTNLSEEFGVQVHVNKLDMFRNMPDILHHLTTDRDTQIHACRHPKAEEYFQWNKLPCGVTSRNRIPLHTISIKPSTMWFGERARKTNVIVRTGASSYRACFSFHSSYSEIKDFLSYIYPVNVYPNVIPLGTTMGKVQEILKPLCRSSQSTEPKYKPLGKLKRARTIHLDSEEDDDSDLFDDPLPVPLRHKIPNQQTLHPEVFPTTAISQNQPEKQRESTGCFRAESMPTFLWADFIDCEESNSESEESEIPASAQGDMGPVPQLQKKADGEVPQWEVFFKRSADLTDDCLENLPSSTEAGGSQSPKLFSDSSDGDSTHISSQTSSQSTHISEQGSQGWDSQSDTVLLSSQERNGGMTSSSRRVYRPGINDNTLAPQIEQNVLCPKDTYSDLKSRDQDVSIASSVGETTTLSSGKHMPQEKRPLNLSSSADSQSSSDFEIPATPEAELPTREHLQHFYEKLATGERIVVEKRKRSLHSRATTKKPIPRDNSQNPNR